GTCGCTTACCACTATTGTAGGCCTGCAGGCGCGCAGCAAATTTGAAACTGTGGTAGGGCACCACGCGATCATCGTGATCGGCGGTCATCACCATAGTCGCCGGGTAATCAACACCTTTTTTCAAGTTATCATATGGCGAATACCGATAGAGCACCTTAAAGTCATCCAGGTTGTCGGCACTGCCATACTCAGCAACCCAGGCCCAGCCAATGGTAAACTTATGAAAACGCAACATATCCAAAACGCCCACCGCTGGGAGCGCGGCAGCAAACAGCTCCGGACGTTGGGTCATGGCGGCACCAATCAGCAGCCCGCCGTTTGAGCGACCATAAATGCCAAGGTGTTTAGGCGACGTATAACCATCCGCAATGAGATATTTGGCCGCCGCAATAAAATCATCAAACACATTTTGCTTATTGTGTTTCATGCCCGCACGATGCCATTCTTCACCGTACTCTGCACCACCACGCAAGTTGGCCACTGCATAGACACCACCAAGCTCCATCCACGCCAAATTCTGGACCGAAAACGCTGGCAGAATGGAAATGTTGAAACCGCCATAGCCATAGAGCAGCGTTGGATTTT
This portion of the Gammaproteobacteria bacterium genome encodes:
- a CDS encoding S9 family peptidase, with product VVPQQAETLRSAAVVNGLLALSYLKDARSQLKIYGLDGQFKAEVPLPGIGTASNLVGRADSDVAFVTFTNYVRPTTLYQYDFAKNALTQFWAPKLKFNPDDFVSEQVFYQSKDGTRVPMTISYKKGLKKNRQNPTLLYGYGGFNISILPAFSVQNLAWMELGGVYAVANLRGGAEYGEEWHRAGMKHNKQNVFDDFIAAAKYLIADGYTSPKHLGIYGRSNGGLLIGAAMTQRPELFAAALPAVGVLDMLRFHKFTIGWAWVAEYGSADNLDDFKVLYRYSPYDNLKKGVDYPATMVMTADHDDRVVPYHSFKFAARLQAYNSGKRPVIVRIEHNAGHGAGKPTAKRIEEARDIIVFLAAHTGLKLDG